One Carettochelys insculpta isolate YL-2023 chromosome 1, ASM3395843v1, whole genome shotgun sequence genomic window, tcctttcctctcctctggCTTTGGGAATTCTAGGGTGCAGTGGAGGAAGGACTTGGGCTGAGTGCTGCTGTCACCACAGCCCTCATTTCCTCTGGGCTGCCACGGTCGGTGAGTATCAGCAGCAGGAAGCCGGTCTCTGCAAACAGTTGGGTCTGCACACTCACTGGTAGCATGAactgcatgtgctccagctgctcaCTGACTCTGTCAATCAgagacacatgctgcctgctgcccccagcagttACCTCGATAATATGTATTACCCCCGTGTTTGCATTCCAGGACCCCATCTTGCagaaagcgctgaaatgcataaaGGACCTAGTCAGTGCTGCTCCTGACAATTCCAACCTCTACAACCAGGCACTAGCAGCAAATGCCTTCGCGTTGGCTGGGGACGAGttaatgaggaaaaaaatagTAAGCAGATTGGATCAATCAGCCATCCTAGCAGGTATGACaatctgcagggcagggctgaggggcactagcagagctgtgggaggggcccagagctggaatagcagaggggctgcagggcagggctgaggggcactggcagagctgtgaggggagcccagggctggaatagcagaggggctgcagggcagggctgaggggcactggcagagctgtgagggaagcagggctgaggggcactggcagagctgtgtggggagcccagggctggaatagcagaggggctgcagggcagggctgaggggcactggcagagctgtgtgaggagcccagggctggaatagcagaggggctgcagggcagggctgaggggcactggcagagctgtgaggggagcccagggctggaatagcagaggggctgcagggcagggctgaggggcactggcagagctgtgaggggagcccagggctggaatagcagaggggctgcagggcagggctgaggggcactggcagaactgtgaggggagcccagggctggaatagcagaggggctgcagggcaggactgaAGGGCACTAGGAGAGCCATTTTCTGTTGGCCAAGCCCTCATTGTAGACAATACACAACCATGTGTCTTTCCCATTCACTTCCCCTCAGATGGACAAATGTACTGGACCCAACGGGCCAGACCAAAGGAGGGTTCTATGTACTGGGATCGGGCTCCCTCTGTTGATGTGGAGCTGACATCTAGCATTCTCATGGCTCATCTCCTGAAGCCAAACTTGTCCTCTTCTGACATTGGAAGAGCATCCCAGATTGTGAGCTGGCTCACTAAGCAGCAGAACCCCTATGGGGGCTTTGCCTCATCCCAGGTAACCTGCTGCTTCCCTCACAGGGTGAGAACCCAGTCTGGTCTGGGCGCATGGGAGAGCAATGGGCTATAAGCCATAAAGATGTCCTGAAGGGAACAAACCACCTAGCCTGGGAGGCTGTGTAGATCCACCtgcacttgggggctgggaaggtgAAATCCCAGGGCTGATGCcctggagaacagggctgggagggTGAAATCTTTCTTTAGCTCATGTTGTGTGTTCTAGGGGAGGCCTCAATCTCTCCCCTTGCTGCTGTGTGagagatggggcagagggaaggtgggAAGTTCACCAGACACGTGTGACTCCATTTCCCTCATCATATGTCTGTTGCCCAGGACACTGTGGTTGCCCTTGAAGCCTTAGCCCTGTATGCCATCAAGACCTACAGCAAAGACGGCACTGATCTCCGTGCTTCCATCTTCTCTGAGGGCTTCAGTCATGAGATCCAGGTGGACAACACAAACAGGCTCCTCCTGCAGACCATAGAGCTGCCAGCTATCCCCAGCAGCTATACAGTGCAGGCTCAGGGCCTTGGGTGCCTGTTCCTGCAGGTCAGTCTGGGCAAGTGACAGTGGTCCTCTCTGGGGAAAGGCCCACTGAGCCAGCCAGAGGTTCAGGAAGGAGACAACGAGCTTGCTCCCTGCTATTCAGCCTGCACTGGAGAGTAGGCAGCAGAGAACTGTCTTGCTCTGAGTCCCCTGGGCTAGGGGGGTGGGCTACCTGGACTCTCATGGGGGCTTTTCTGCCCCTCAGTAATGGtggagcccctccccaccagaccAGAAGAGCTGCCTTCCTCCAGGACACCTGACGACCAGACACAGTGGGGCAGCTCAACCACCCAGACTGCCTTGTGCTCAGTATGGTCCTTTTCCCTTGACCATGTGagacagcaggcagcctggagagCACAGTTGGCTCTGGGACATCTGCTCCAGAACCGGGGCCCTCTGTCCATGTCTCCCTCTCTGTGTCTCCTGACAGACCACACTGCGATACAACATCCCTCTGCCAAGGAGAGACCTCACCTTTGCGCTGTCTGTGCTGACAGAGTGCCTCAGCCTCAATGCCACTCACTTTCCTGTCACCATTCGCAGCCGGTAGGAGACCACAGCTACCACTCGCCATCCCTGGGCACAGGCCCTTCAGGCTATGTTAGCctcctgctctgcagtgctctccagccagccagggtCCCCTCTCCCACTTCTCTTGGAAGGCCTTTTTGCTGCTTTCTAGGACAGGGGTCTCCCCTCCAAGCACAGTGGAAGTTACTAGCACCGGCAGAGCCTCATCTTATGGAATGGAGAGCAGCGCAGGTCACCCCCCGCCCGACTCTGGGTAGTGCTGATCATCCGCTGTATTCACTGAAACCAGCCGTGCTCAGCATCATGCAGGGTTGGGCCCTGAAACACTGTAATATGGTGAGACACGCACAACACAGGTTGAACCAGCTCGGACACTTACCTCAGACCTCCTCCATCCCACTCCCAGCTGCAAGTGACTTCCTGTGTCCTCCCCAGGCCTGGCGGGGTTCAAACTGCCGGCTTGTCAGTGGGAGGCTGAGAGATTCCTGATGTGAATCTCCAGCCCCAAACTGAAGCAATAAATAGCAGGAACTCTGGGTGAATGTGTCCACTTGTGACTTGGCACGGTCAGTAGATGAGGTGCTAAGGAGAGTATTTATGGCACTGCAGTTCTGGAGCAGGAGAGAGATGCCGGCAGCAGAATGCCTACAAAGAGAAGCAGATCTCTCTGTTTGGCTCCCAAAGGCCAAGCTGGAATTGGTGGATCACTGTCTTACAGAGTGACAATATTTTCTTCTATCCCTGGGCTCCTCTTGCAGCTATGTTGGCAATCGTGTGTCCACCAACATGGTGCTCATTGAGGTGAAGatgctgtctggctacagccctgTGACAGAATCCCTGGAAGAGGTGAGCATGCACGCGGCTGCCTACAGCTCTCCATAGAGCCTTCATGCAGGGAAAGCTGGTGTGTACCTACAAGGGGGCCTACCTACAAAGCAGTAAGAAGAAATAATGGTGTGCATTCCAATGGGCAGATAAATACAGCTGTAGCTCTACTGGAGGTCACAGCATCCAGAGTCAATCACAGGGCTCAAGGAGTGGGATTCTGGTCACCAAGAACAACctcacccaccccttcccctgctctcctgAACGTACCACTCTTGCAGCAAACAAGACTCCTTAGAGGTGGATGTTCTCTGCTGGAGGCTTCATTTGGGGTTGTTTTCTATTCTCAGTTACAGAAAATGCCTTTGGTGAAGAAAATTGAAAAAGAAGTTGACCAAGTCACCCTCTACCTGGAAGAGGTGAGTTAAACTCCAATGTTCCTTTAGCTGTAATAAAAACTGGGCGTCAAATAGTCCCTAATTTCAAATGCCAAACCTGAGACCCCTGTAACCTGATTCACAGAGATGCTAAGCACCAGCAgtgcccactgacttcagctggaatgGTGAATGCTCAGCACCGCTGAGAACCAGGTGCACCCAACTCAGTGTGGCTCATTGTTCCCCTCTATAACAgcaatgaagtgagtctgtgctcacgaaaagctcacgctcaaaacttttctgttagtctataaggtgccacaggacccttcgttgctgttactgttCCCCTCTAATGACTGGACCACGTACAGAATTTGAGTCTTTTGCTACGGTTGTGTTAGCTGACTGAAGCAGTAGAGGCTCATACTTTTAGATCCAAAGATGCCAGTTTCAGTCCCCACCAAACAATGCAACCAGAATATTGTTGACAACAAGACATGTTGCAATTTGAGACTTGGTTTTAGTAAGTGTTGAAGCCCTCGGATTGAGTGATCATGAGTTGATCCCATTTAAATGAAATAGAAGGATAATCAATACCAGGTGGTCAGCTGTGGGCTTTGAGCTCAAAGGGTGTTTTTTGGGAAATTAAGGGAATTAAAGGAGTCAGCAGGACTGACAAGCTTAAGGACTTACGTGGGGAGGAAGCCTGGAGTTTCTTCAAATGGTTTTTGTATAGTTATCTGACAGTTTTACAATCACAAATAAGAGAAAGAAACTTGTAGGGAAAGGCTGCAGACCCAGTTGGATGAACCTCAAAAAGGTTTTTACAAGTAAGCAGAGAGCTTATAGGGAATGGAAAAGGGGTTTGATCCGTAAATAAAGCTTCAGGTTGGCAGCTAGAAAATGTTGGCATAAAGTGAGAAAGTGAAGCTGAATTAGTTCTTACCAAGGAATTTTAAAAACTCTCCTCTTATTATTGATTTTGTTCcctaaataaaaaaagagaataaaGAAGGAGGAGATCGGGCCATTATGTAGTGCGGATGGGAAGAAGATTAAAGCCAATCTATATATGGGCCCCAAAGCTAAATGAATACTATGCCTTGGTTTTCAGTAAGGGTGACAGTGTGGAACCTGGCTATGCAGGCAGGATGGCTGTTGCAAATGAAAGTCTGGAATAGACCCCCTGCTGGGGTCAGGAAGGGATGTTTTCTCACAGGGTATTTTAGGAGGGTTCCTTCCCCTACCCCCCACCAACCTTCCTCTtaagcagcagggctggctgcaggagagagACAGGACTGAGGGGAGTATGGGCCAGGGCTCTGAGCACAGTCTCTCTCAGTTTGGCTAACTGGTTCTCTCTCACACGGTCAGGGTCTAACTCATTCCTATACACGGGCTTGGGAAGGTGTTTCTccccaggtcagactggcagGGATCCTGCGTGATTTTCCTCCTTTCTCTACTGTGTTAGTCATACGTCCACATTATCTGGTTGTCTCTCACTTAgtcatttccctgccattgcagggcCTCAGGGACTGGTGCTCCTTGGTCCTGCCTACTCACAGCCTGTGACACAAAGTCCGCTCTCCTGAGGGCTGTAATATTTTGGGCCCATTTCGGTTGGTTTAGTGAGTGGATGCTGGGTAGTGGTGGTGGCCTGGGATATCCTGCAGCTCAGATTGGGCAGTCTGAGCACAGGGTCCTTTCCGGCCTTAAATTCTGAGTCCCTTTGATTGTTGGACGTTATCTTTGCTTTACACCAATCCACACCATGTGAtatgctgccagaccagcttgctctgctccttcATGCTGGTGCTAGCATTCTGAATGCACATTGCACTGATGGAAGTATCTGCAGGAGGAGTAAGCAGGAGATAATCAGGCTCCAGGTGTATAAAGACTGGCACAGGGGGCAGCATCCACAGTTCAAGCCCACGTTTGAACCTTTGCACATAGACAGGGGAGCTCTCCCATGGGATTCCAAGTGGGCTGAAGGGTGACCATAGCATGTAGTGAAAAGAGAAATCTGTAAATGGGACTAGGCTGCCAGCAGGCTGCCTCCCCTGAGGCTACTGCATGTCTGTGGTAGGTGACTTCTCCAGACAGAGGCTGGCTGAAGGGGAACATAGGGGATTATCACACAAGATCCTGGTTCTGGCTGTAACATCTGCCTTTGCATCCCTGCTCTTTAGCTGACTCGGGACTCCCAGGACTACACCCTTGTGATCCAGCAAGACATCCAAGTGCAGGACCTGAAGCCTGCCATTGTGAAGCTCTATGATTACTACATGCCAGGTGAGCGCAGAACTGGGGCTGTACCGCTTCTGCAGTCAGaggcctgattctgcaaggtgctgagcactcacagcaaccactgaagtcaatgccagTTGTCACAGCTCAGCACCTCTCAGAATTAGACCCGTAACGCACAATTTATGGAGGCAGCTCAGAATCTCAGGCACCTGCAAATCACAGCTGGTGGAGAGAGCTGTCTGTTAGCTAATACCTGGCCAGTCCCTCTCTCAGCACTGTGCCCTGGGACAGGACTGCCACCTGCTGTACACTTACTTGCTAGTGTTCTGTGCTCTCAAGTGATCCTAGTAAACAGTTTGGGGACTCCAGCCGAGCAAGCACTAGGGCATAGCGAGAAGGGCGGGGGGTGGAGATTTACCTGCGGGACCCAAGGCTGCCGAATTTGCTCTTCCTGCAGATCCAGCTGAGTCCAGATCTTGTCAACATCAGGACGTGCTCTAAATGCCAGTGTTTTCACAATGGCTGGATTGACAGTGCCTCTGCTGGGGCCCTGGTCAAGGAGTACcttactgcccctgtataaatctatggtacacccacatcttgaatactgtgtacagatgtggtctcttcaccttaAAAAAGAtgtcctggcactggaaaaggttcagaaaatggcaactagaatgattaggggcttggaacaggtccccgtatgaggagaggctaagcaGATTGGGacctttcagtttagaaaagaggaggctgagggggaacatgatagaggtatataaaattatgacaggtgtgtagagggtgaataaggagaagttatttacttgtgcccataatacaagaactagaggacaccaaatgaaattagtgggtagcaggtataaaactaataaaagaaacttcttcttcactcagcacatagttaacctgtggaactccttgccagaggagactgtgaaggctaggactgtaacagaatttaagaaagagctagataaattcatggaggttaggtccgtaaaaggctattagccaagggtcagaatgatgtccctggcctctgattatcagaggctggagatggatgacaggagacaaatcgcttgatcgttgtcttcagtccaccccgtctggggcacctggcactggccactgtcagcagacaggctactgggctggatggacctttggtctgatccagtatggccgttcttacgttcTTAAAGCAGCTTTTCTTTTGTGTGAGGAAATGTAGACAGAGAGGCCAGATGCATAATGATAAGTGGTATAGGTaactatgaaaataaaataatatatgcCATCTGCCCTAGGATTTTCAAGAGGAGAGGAGCTAGGGACGACATCAGTGGCGTTGTTCTGGGACAACTCTGTGGCCACCAAGGATGTCAGCATTCTCACTATTTACTGCTCCAAAAGCTGAGGCTCTGGCCACTCATACTAAAGGAGAATCCCCAAAAGCTGTTACCAGTACAGGGCTTATGACACACAGATGAGCAGTTCTGAGTCTAGCCAGTCAAGGGTATTGTTGTGTTCTCTTGTTATCATGAGCCCGTGTGCTGGCATTGCATTGGGCTCTGCTTTCATGGCTTCTTTgcctttttcagaagaaaatgctGTATCAGACTATAGTGACCCCTGCCTGTGAGGTGAGTAGACGTTGTGTCCTCTCATGCTTTGTATGTGATTATCTGACACAGCCTGGCATGTcattcaagaaaaacaccaaccTGGGTACAAGTGTTATCAGTGAGAGGGGCCTGCTATGCAGCAGCGTACTGTTGGTGGGATCTAATTGGGATGGGAGACAGAACAGATCAACCATCCTCATCTAAATACGAAAGGAGGAATGAGGAACTGCAAAGCTGCAGTGCCACCTAGGGGGCACAGGAGTGATCACCCCCATCTGGACCTGTGGGCACTGATTGTCTGAGTAACACagatagtcatagaatcataaaatactagacctggaagggacctcgacaggtcatcgagtccagtcgctgccctcacggcaggaccaagtgcaTTCTAGACCACCCCCCAATAGgtgcctatctaacctgctccagtgatggagattccacaacctctcgaggtaacttattccagtgttcaaccacactgacagttaggtaATTCTTCCTAATGgcagcctaaacctcccctgctgcagtttaagctcattgcttcttgtcctatcctcagaggccaggaacaacaatttttctccctcctctttgcaacACTCTTTTTGGTAGTTGtaaactgctatcgtgtcccctctcagtcgtctcttttctaaactaacccagcccagttctttcagtcttccctcctcgctcatgttctctagacctttaatcattcttgttgctcttttctggaccttcaatttctccccatccctcttgaaatgtggtgcccggaactggacacaatactccaactgaggtctaatcagcgcagagtagagcagaagaataacttctcacgttttgctcaccacactcctattaattcatcccagaatcatgttcacttttttttttttggaggggggcaggggggcatcagaaccacactgttgactcatgtttagcatgtggtccactatgaccccagatccctttctgccatactccttcctagacagtcacttcccattctgtatgcatgaaattgattgttccttcctaagtggagtattttgcatttgtccttattacactttttcctgtttacctcaggccattgctccagtttgtccagatcattttgaaacgtaagcctatcctccaaagcagttgcaacccctcccagcttcgtatcatcgTCAAACTTAATAAGCGTTCTCTCTATGCCGATATCtaagtcattgatgaagatattgaacagaacgggTCCTAAAACAggccctgtggaaccccacttgttatgcccttccagcatgattgtgaactgttaataactactctcagaGAATGAATATCCAGCCAACTATGTACccgccttatagtagccccatctaagttgtattggCCCACCTTATTGATAAGGAGATCATGCACGACTGTATCAgctgccttactaaagtctaggtttGCCACATCCGCtgcttctcccttgtccacaagactTGCTTAATGTTGGGTCAGACAAATGGGTTTCAACTGTATTTAAGCAGAATGCTCTGGCCAGTGTTTGAAGGTGTAGTGTTGAGATTattgctctgcagggcagggtccGTATTGCTTATCTCCCTGAGCCATCCAGcttccccccgccacacacacacacacttaggaCTGGATGGAATTGGTGCTGAGTGGTGAAATGCTCTAGAGCCATCCTACAAGCCTGGAGTGCTCATGCCCGGGAGACTGTTGTGGCAAGGTGACCCTTTTGCCTTGGCTCAGGCCCTttgccacagcccctccagcttGAAGGACCAGACTCCAACTGCTCCTACTGTTCTGGTCAGggccagccttcctcctcctcctttcactACCAGAGCTGttggcctggctggggaggggagcccaccaCTCCTTCCTCTACAGCCCTGTTAgacactctcctcctcctctctagCTATTTCTTATTTACCTCACAGTGCCTCTGACTCTCCACCTCTCACACATTCTCCTCCCCAGGGCCCTTTGCCTGGGTTGCTTTTATGTCCCTCAGCAGTCAGCTGAGCTGGTCCTTGTTAATTGCGTGCCTGCTGCCGCACCTTATTGCCtgcacctgggagcttaattaactcTTTGTGCTCTCCTAACCCAagctctgccctgggctgccATCCACCCTTCCCCcggggtctgctggcctgaccttgTTATGCTGTGTTAGCCAGCCCGCCAGCCAGGTCATATGCCTCCTATTGTCATAACAGTGGCCCCAGACCCTCCAACCCTAGGGCTGAACAGAACTCAGAAGCAAGTTACTCTAGTGTTCAGGGGATCATTGTGAGTGTCCCCTGAGCCCCCGAATGGCTCCTGATCACACTCTTTagcagggttgccaactgtctaatcacacaaaGCCACATCCTTTGccttgccctgtcctgccccttcctcctgaacTCTTGCTTCTGACCAGCACCTTCTCTGAGGCCACATAGACACTCACTccacacccaccccttcctccatccCTCGCCCCCCTGCCACCCTCATGCACTTTCCTGGAGCCGCAGTAGGGGgttggccagctgctggggctcggGGCTGGGTCTGAGGAGCTTGGAGCATGGTGGGATGCGCTGAGctgagcctggggacagggacaggggtgTAAGAGGGAGCTCGGGGCTGGGGTGAGGACCGGGatacaggaggaggggagagggtgcaGCTCTTGCTGTGAGGTGGTTACCACAGTAGGCTCCTGGTCAGTGGAGCAGCAGGGCTAATGCGGGctacctgcctgccctggccccacgcAGCTCAAGAAGCCGCTGGCACAGTCCTGCTCAGTGGGAGCtctggagtcagggcaggggcagagcacagaTCCTGCGGTCGTCCGCCAgggccacagggatgtgccaCCCTCTTCTGGGAGTCgtacagagccagggcaggcagggcaccCGGCTTAGCCCCGCTGCAACGCCAGACTTTTAGTGGCCTAAGTCTCCCCCATCTTGCTTTAGTAGCCtttgggaggtggagcctgattCTGGGAAACTCACAGCAAAGCCAGCAGGGTTGCCAACCTTAGTACTTGTGAACAAATGCCTGTCTCGTTAGAGCCACCGGTTCCTTCTAGTGAGGCAGGGATGTGTACGAGCAGAGCACAGGACTTGGATTTTGGACCTGTAGGGTCTATTCTTGGTCTGCTGGCTGACCCTGGACTAGCCATTGAATCTGTTTGCCTTCATGCCCTCTTATGTGtaaaggggcagtgggggtgggcggATACCTGTTGCTAAAGGCTGAGATGATATTCAGCTTATTCATGTGCGTAAAGCATGTCCCAAGTGTCAGACAAAACATGCTAGGGCCAGGGAGGGTTGCTGTGGTAATGACCTGCCTGCTGTCTGTATGCAACACTGCCCTCCTGCTGGAAGAACAAGCGTGGCCTTGAGCTTGCTGTCATAGGCCCCGGCTGGTAGTGTAGTGAGGTTCTCCTTTAGTGGTAGCCCAAGGCTTTGCCTAGGCTTTGGAAGCAGCAGGAGAAGATTGTTCTCCTTACTTGTGCTGTGGGTTGCTTgtagggttgggtttttttcctttttttcttcttctttcttacTTCCACCCAGGACACGTGGTAAGTCCTTTGCTTTCCTCTTCACAGGACTGGGAGagatgcccctgccccaggttccCAACAGTCCTTTGTCAGTCATGCTACGCTGATGGCAGATGCCATAGTGAGAGATAAAGCGTGACAGGAGTAATCAATGGCCTGATGCCACCTTCTGATCAGCCAGTAACTGTGTGGCTTAGAACATGCCAAACACTTTGCTAACACCACCCTGACTCGGCCTGGAATTCCTCAGTGCAACTGTTTTATCCACCTTTCAGGAGAAAGGCACGGGTACCAGCAGCTGAGCAAAAATTTTCAGGCGATGGCTTGGCGCTGATTATCCCCATTTGCTCTGTGCATTGTGTAA contains:
- the LOC142017481 gene encoding alpha-2-macroglobulin-like protein 1; protein product: MGTALQNIDSLLRMSSGCGEQNMVRFAPNVFITRYLAETGQLTPEIKQKAAGFLESGYQRQLRYKHTDGSYSAFGEGRGPGNTWLTALVLKTFSQARHFIHIDEQNIKDAARSLTLSQTPSGCFQSTGKLFNNALMGAVEEGLGLSAAVTTALISSGLPRSDPILQKALKCIKDLVSAAPDNSNLYNQALAANAFALAGDELMRKKIVSRLDQSAILADGQMYWTQRARPKEGSMYWDRAPSVDVELTSSILMAHLLKPNLSSSDIGRASQIVSWLTKQQNPYGGFASSQDTVVALEALALYAIKTYSKDGTDLRASIFSEGFSHEIQVDNTNRLLLQTIELPAIPSSYTVQAQGLGCLFLQTTLRYNIPLPRRDLTFALSVLTECLSLNATHFPVTIRSRYVGNRVSTNMVLIEVKMLSGYSPVTESLEELQKMPLVKKIEKEVDQVTLYLEELTRDSQDYTLVIQQDIQVQDLKPAIVKLYDYYMPEENAVSDYSDPCL